CATGAAGCAGAAAATAACAATACCACACAGGATGATTCAATAACTCCTAATGTACCCTCAGTCCTTCACAGCAGAGATCTGTCTACTGATACTGCTGGTCACAAGAAACCTTTATCCAAGCAATTACTGATTAGAAAAACAAGAACTAAACAGAAAAGTGGGAATTTTTTTTCTAGTGAGAAACGTTTTAAAAAGAAATCTAATCTTTTTTTGGATGAGAGAAATTGCAGAGATAACAGGTCATTTTCATGCTTGacatgtggaaaatcttttaGCATGAAATACATTctagttagacatcagagaactcacacaggggagaagcgctattcatgtcctgaatgtgggaaaggctttcacaagcaatcaaattttattcagcatcagagaactcacacaggggagatccCATATTCATGCCCAGAATGTGGGAAAGGCTTTAACGATCAATCAAATTTTATTCGTCATCAGAGAACTCATACAGGGGAGAAGTCATTTTCATGTCTTGAATGTGGAAAGTACTTTAGTCAGAAATCCATTctagttacacatcagagaactcacacaggggagaagccattttcatgtcttgaatgtggaaagtgctttagtcagaaatcaaatcttgttgcaCATCAGAGAACTCATACAGGGGAGAAGTCATTTTCATGTCTTGAATGTGGAAAGTACTTTAGTCACAAATCCGTTctagttacacatcagagaactcacacaggggagaagtcaTTTTCATGTCTTGAATGTGGAAAGTGCTTTAGTCACAAATCTGTTctagttacacatcagagaactcacacaggggagaagtcaTTTTCATGTCTTGAATGTGGAAAGTGCTTTAGTCGGAAATCAAGTCTTGTTgcccatcagagaactcacacaggggagaagccatttccatgttcagaatgtggaaagtgttttagaGTGAAACCATTGCTTATACAACATCTAAGAAGTCACACAAGAGGGAATCCATTTTAATGCGcagaatgtgggaaacgttttagccagaaatcaaatcttgtgaaACATCTAAGAACCTACTTAGGAAAGAAGCCATTTTCATTTCTTGAATGCGATAAATCTTTTGGTATAAAGCAAATATTGTTAGacgtcagagaactcacacaatagagaagctattttcatgttcagaatgtgtgaAATGTTTCACCTGTCAAGCAAGTGTTGCTCGATACTGCCGAACTCACTGCCATATTTATGTGGAAATGTGAGAAGTCGTTTATTCAGAAATCAAGTCTTgctaaacatgagagaattcacttaGAAGAGAAGCCATTGTAATGTTCAGATTGTAAGACGTGAGAGATATGGAGTTTCATTGTGGAATCTGCTGCCTAATCATGTCTTCTTTATAACTTAAAATGGTTGTGCAGTTTCCcatattaataacctatcctcaagaaagtgagtcgaccagtatgcaccaacattgagaACGTGTGGAAGAGATCTGGGAACAGATTTCATTTGAGACATGCTTGAATTTGATCAATAGCTTGCCCAGTACTGACAGACTGCAGAAGGAGAGACATTGCTACTCTCTCCCTGTAAACTGTACATGGCTATCACGAgtaaggaaggtagagaggaagtgcacccccttgactgccaccctcaaccctgtccctgcctacttgcaccacccaccctagGTGATGGGGCGCCACTGGGCGATGGTCCCTTCCCTACGTAAGTGCAAAGTAGAGAGGATAGAGACAGAGAGGAACCGGAAAGCAAGGCAAAGAGCGGTATACGAGACGTAGGCGAACCGACAGACAGGGAAGGGGACAAGAGAAAGGTACCCAGTAATGGGAGAGGcaatggcgggtcaactagccgaggtcaggtccaggaggtcacgtcaatacaagggAGAAGGCAGGAGACAAATCCGAGAATGAGCAGAGGTTAAATCCTAGAGATAGCGTCAGTAacaagggagcaggcagaagggaGGTCAGGAAACAATTAAGGTCAAATACCAGAGGTCAAGTAAGATGATACTATATAATACACACTGCCCAAGAGactaaatcacaggcaacctgtggccagcaggttgcc
The sequence above is a segment of the Bufo bufo chromosome 4, aBufBuf1.1, whole genome shotgun sequence genome. Coding sequences within it:
- the LOC120999709 gene encoding oocyte zinc finger protein XlCOF6.1-like isoform X1, encoding MEEWEYLEGQKDLYKEFLKENHQSLTSPDGSSQRNPPERCPSPQYSQDCPEEKPNIPLDHQESSGETTSGLEKPISVTVNVEDGMSDSYEHLHLSSHHEAENNNTTQDDSITPNVPSVLHSRDLSTDTAGHKKPLSKQLLIRKTRTKQKSGNFFSSEKRFKKKSNLFLDERNCRDNRSFSCLTCGKSFSMKYILVRHQRTHTGEKRYSCPECGKGFHKQSNFIQHQRTHTGEIPYSCPECGKGFNDQSNFIRHQRTHTGEKSFSCLECGKYFSQKSILVTHQRTHTGEKPFSCLECGKCFSQKSNLVAHQRTHTGEKSFSCLECGKYFSHKSVLVTHQRTHTGEKSFSCLECGKCFSHKSVLVTHQRTHTGEKSFSCLECGKCFSRKSSLVAHQRTHTGEKPFPCSECGKCFRVKPLLIQHLRSHTRGNPF
- the LOC120999709 gene encoding oocyte zinc finger protein XlCOF6.1-like isoform X2, whose translation is MSTGMDHRSRELDGSSQRNPPERCPSPQYSQDCPEEKPNIPLDHQESSGETTSGLEKPISVTVNVEDGMSDSYEHLHLSSHHEAENNNTTQDDSITPNVPSVLHSRDLSTDTAGHKKPLSKQLLIRKTRTKQKSGNFFSSEKRFKKKSNLFLDERNCRDNRSFSCLTCGKSFSMKYILVRHQRTHTGEKRYSCPECGKGFHKQSNFIQHQRTHTGEIPYSCPECGKGFNDQSNFIRHQRTHTGEKSFSCLECGKYFSQKSILVTHQRTHTGEKPFSCLECGKCFSQKSNLVAHQRTHTGEKSFSCLECGKYFSHKSVLVTHQRTHTGEKSFSCLECGKCFSHKSVLVTHQRTHTGEKSFSCLECGKCFSRKSSLVAHQRTHTGEKPFPCSECGKCFRVKPLLIQHLRSHTRGNPF